In a single window of the Halobacteriovorax sp. HLS genome:
- the smc gene encoding chromosome segregation protein SMC has translation MKLKRLVIQGFKSFKDRTTIHFDDGITGIVGPNGCGKSNIVDALFWVMGEQSAKHLRGKSMKDLIFAGSSKYNPGGFAEATLVLGNEGGKHIHIGNKVSSPSEIQLTRKLYRNGETEYRINNIPARLRDIQEVFMDTGAGAKSYSIIAQGEINRLVQAKPEERRSMIEDVAGITKFKLRKKESLKKIEQTQLNLNRLQDLQSEIEKNLKALQKQAERAEKARSLKEKIKRNDIVVNAHKAYDLLKDLRDGRTILNEKVIEVETWSTRKNSLEISLEEERFKKEEQAEKIEILQKERNELSTQLATSEERFVNLCKNLTDKEALIETRQKEMDELKEELVERETKIQNLKTSLEELQTRNEESCNFEELEEKLEMMKEQLELKAEQVDSLKISIEEKKSELTSLEQSEFQNSSKLEEFAGNLEDITEEIEVLEKQYSGVSTQIADERDAVHAAQALSDELSLKESELKEVIEKLISENKSLELELKEKSKILITTESKLSSLKEISAAMDGVREGAANFLEGVDNEKYQLLGNLIQCDEVHAKAVQNLLSDFMDTLVSTEDEFAPILEWCKTNDDKALEFLSPNKNGDMTSEESIERLKVATGGDITPVHELLNLPEEYRAKLTPFFDGYFISNSLTAETFNGVSDSIKFKAISSSNGKTLVRNVGNGKILTMSGSSEGQGIVERNNQILELEKNLEVLEVEVAALESKCNDSSQSLEDKRDELELLRNQLSESKSDFASKNSALESKLAGMETGNARLDILQNRKSEISKARLDLLESEDSISKKKALLCEDLEDKTSRYEELNDELVDFKSTYETERESYMEKQVEINTFKERVNSFESQIEDIKLQMEKQTNRISSNEELIEKYNEEIELTNNSIDELETSNQNMASELTDKDDVLNIMKDDLTQLLFAMQEREDEVKELTKKVNKNDKEITEYELKLAQWQNEEVEVVKNIFEKYQIDLRDAIGGFLEYSEEDHSELLDVQQMYFMETESGLQVVEKQAYEFHRRYGQDLKECAVKLKNYKQDYSRLGEINWQAIEDYDRQKLRFDFLRVQEVELKQSLDDLETAINHIDEKSKERFKIAFEEVDVRFRKVFPIIFGGGEAMLKITGDIDDAECGVDIIAKPPGKKMQNINLMSGGEKAMTAVSLIFSIFLVKPSPFCLLDEVDAPLDDANVGRFNELLREMSSESQFILITHNKKTMELNDTLYGVTMQEPGVSKAVSVQLH, from the coding sequence GTGAAATTGAAGAGACTAGTAATACAGGGATTTAAATCCTTTAAAGATCGCACGACTATACATTTCGATGATGGAATTACAGGAATTGTAGGACCAAACGGTTGTGGAAAATCAAATATTGTTGATGCCTTGTTTTGGGTAATGGGTGAGCAGTCAGCTAAGCATCTTCGTGGTAAATCCATGAAAGATCTTATTTTTGCTGGTTCATCTAAATACAATCCAGGTGGATTTGCTGAAGCTACTTTAGTTCTTGGTAACGAGGGTGGAAAGCATATTCATATCGGTAACAAAGTTTCTAGCCCTAGCGAAATACAGCTAACTCGTAAACTTTATAGAAATGGTGAAACTGAATATAGAATTAATAATATTCCTGCCAGACTTAGAGATATTCAAGAAGTTTTCATGGATACAGGTGCCGGAGCAAAATCATATTCGATTATCGCACAAGGTGAAATCAATAGACTTGTTCAAGCTAAGCCTGAAGAGCGTCGCTCGATGATTGAAGATGTTGCTGGTATTACAAAGTTTAAACTTAGAAAAAAAGAATCACTTAAAAAAATTGAACAAACTCAGCTAAATTTAAATAGACTTCAAGATTTACAGTCTGAAATAGAAAAGAATTTAAAGGCCCTGCAAAAGCAAGCTGAGAGAGCAGAAAAAGCAAGATCTCTTAAAGAGAAGATTAAAAGAAATGATATTGTTGTAAATGCTCATAAGGCCTACGATCTACTTAAGGATTTGAGAGATGGTAGAACTATTTTAAATGAAAAAGTAATCGAAGTTGAAACTTGGTCGACTAGAAAGAATAGTCTAGAAATCTCTCTTGAAGAGGAGAGATTTAAAAAAGAAGAGCAAGCAGAAAAGATCGAGATTCTTCAAAAAGAAAGAAATGAGCTATCTACTCAACTTGCAACTTCAGAAGAAAGGTTTGTTAACCTTTGTAAAAATCTTACAGATAAAGAAGCCCTTATCGAAACTCGTCAAAAAGAAATGGATGAGCTTAAAGAGGAACTTGTAGAGAGAGAGACTAAGATTCAAAACCTTAAGACTTCGCTAGAAGAGCTTCAGACAAGAAATGAAGAATCATGTAACTTTGAAGAATTAGAAGAAAAATTAGAGATGATGAAAGAGCAGCTTGAACTTAAGGCTGAACAAGTTGATTCTCTGAAAATATCAATAGAGGAAAAGAAGTCAGAGCTTACTTCTCTTGAGCAATCTGAATTTCAAAACTCTTCTAAACTAGAAGAGTTTGCTGGAAACCTTGAAGATATTACTGAAGAAATAGAGGTATTAGAAAAACAATACTCTGGAGTTTCAACTCAAATTGCTGATGAAAGAGATGCCGTTCATGCAGCTCAAGCACTTAGTGATGAGCTTTCATTAAAGGAATCAGAATTAAAAGAAGTTATTGAAAAATTAATCTCTGAGAATAAATCTCTTGAACTTGAGTTAAAAGAAAAAAGTAAGATATTAATCACAACCGAATCTAAGTTATCTTCCTTAAAAGAGATATCTGCTGCAATGGATGGTGTTAGGGAAGGTGCTGCAAACTTTCTTGAAGGTGTTGATAATGAAAAATATCAATTACTTGGAAACCTGATTCAATGTGATGAAGTTCACGCTAAAGCAGTTCAAAATCTTCTTAGTGACTTTATGGACACTCTTGTAAGCACAGAAGATGAGTTTGCTCCAATCTTAGAATGGTGTAAGACCAACGATGATAAAGCGCTTGAATTTTTATCTCCTAATAAAAATGGAGATATGACTTCTGAGGAGTCGATTGAGAGATTAAAAGTTGCTACTGGTGGAGATATTACTCCAGTACACGAATTACTTAACCTACCTGAAGAATACAGGGCCAAGCTTACTCCATTTTTTGATGGTTACTTTATTTCAAATAGTCTAACGGCCGAGACATTTAATGGTGTTTCAGATTCTATTAAATTTAAAGCAATAAGTTCTTCAAATGGAAAAACACTTGTTAGAAATGTAGGTAATGGAAAGATCTTAACAATGTCTGGTTCAAGTGAAGGGCAGGGAATTGTTGAGAGAAATAACCAAATTTTAGAATTGGAAAAGAATTTAGAGGTTCTTGAAGTTGAAGTGGCTGCACTTGAGTCTAAGTGTAACGATAGTTCTCAATCTCTTGAAGATAAAAGAGATGAGTTAGAACTTCTTAGAAATCAATTATCTGAGTCTAAATCTGATTTTGCATCTAAGAATTCTGCCCTTGAGTCTAAGCTTGCTGGAATGGAAACAGGAAATGCTAGGCTTGATATTCTTCAAAACAGAAAGAGTGAAATATCTAAAGCAAGACTTGATCTACTTGAAAGCGAAGACTCTATTTCTAAAAAGAAGGCCCTTCTATGTGAAGACCTTGAAGACAAGACTTCAAGATATGAAGAGTTAAATGATGAATTAGTAGACTTTAAATCGACCTATGAGACTGAAAGAGAGTCTTATATGGAAAAACAAGTAGAGATCAATACTTTTAAAGAGCGAGTAAATAGCTTTGAGTCTCAAATTGAAGATATTAAGCTTCAGATGGAAAAACAGACCAATAGAATTTCGTCTAACGAAGAACTTATTGAAAAGTATAATGAAGAAATAGAGTTAACAAATAATAGTATTGATGAACTTGAAACATCTAATCAGAATATGGCTTCAGAGTTAACTGATAAGGATGATGTTCTTAATATTATGAAAGATGATTTAACACAGCTTCTATTTGCAATGCAAGAAAGAGAAGATGAAGTTAAAGAACTTACTAAGAAAGTTAATAAGAATGATAAGGAAATAACTGAATACGAACTCAAGTTGGCCCAATGGCAAAATGAAGAAGTAGAAGTTGTAAAAAATATTTTCGAAAAGTATCAAATTGATCTTCGTGATGCGATTGGTGGTTTTCTTGAGTATAGTGAAGAAGACCATTCTGAGTTACTTGATGTTCAGCAAATGTACTTCATGGAAACTGAATCTGGACTACAGGTTGTTGAAAAGCAAGCTTATGAATTCCATAGAAGATACGGTCAAGACCTTAAAGAGTGTGCGGTTAAGCTTAAGAATTATAAGCAGGACTACTCTAGATTAGGGGAGATTAACTGGCAGGCCATTGAAGACTATGATAGACAAAAACTTCGTTTTGACTTTTTAAGAGTACAAGAAGTGGAGCTTAAGCAATCTCTAGATGATCTTGAAACTGCTATTAATCATATTGATGAAAAATCAAAAGAAAGATTTAAAATTGCTTTTGAAGAAGTAGATGTTCGCTTTAGAAAAGTATTCCCTATTATATTTGGTGGTGGTGAGGCCATGTTAAAGATAACAGGTGATATTGATGATGCTGAATGTGGTGTTGATATTATTGCAAAACCACCTGGTAAGAAAATGCAGAATATTAACCTGATGTCAGGTGGAGAAAAGGCCATGACTGCCGTTTCTCTTATTTTCTCAATCTTCTTAGTTAAACCATCTCCTTTCTGTCTCCTGGACGAAGTTGATGCACCATTAGATGATGCCAATGTTGGTAGATTTAATGAGCTATTAAGAGAGATGAGCTCTGAGTCTCAATTTATTTTGATTACTCATAATAAGAAAACAATGGAACTTAATGACACTCTTTATGGTGTTACTATGCAAGAGCCAGGTGTTTCAAAAGCAGTTTCTGTACAATTACATTAA
- a CDS encoding outer membrane lipoprotein carrier protein LolA produces the protein MKILITSFFLISLNIQATSFVPDTFSAKFQQVYKSALTGKEKRSSGSLDYSYPGSIRLETQSPESLIYVSNNKTTWYYTPPFIEGEAGQVSIQQSSKNGLTKFLDMLRKGLKSNKYYTIKKDKLTYKVSFSKNAQKDLGIIFANLHFSKNDFLFEQLTKIEMTQTDKKVKNLILSNIDKSPKFLKTHFDFKIPKNTKVNR, from the coding sequence ATGAAAATACTTATAACATCTTTCTTTCTTATCTCATTAAATATTCAGGCAACTTCATTCGTACCGGATACATTTAGTGCTAAGTTTCAGCAAGTTTACAAAAGTGCTCTAACAGGCAAGGAGAAGAGATCATCAGGGTCATTAGACTATTCATACCCAGGAAGTATTCGTCTCGAAACACAAAGCCCTGAGAGTTTGATTTATGTTAGTAATAACAAAACAACTTGGTATTACACTCCTCCATTTATAGAGGGAGAGGCGGGGCAAGTAAGTATTCAGCAAAGCTCGAAAAATGGACTTACTAAGTTCTTAGATATGTTACGTAAAGGACTCAAGTCAAATAAGTACTACACTATAAAGAAAGATAAACTTACTTACAAAGTTAGTTTTTCTAAAAACGCGCAAAAGGATTTAGGAATTATTTTTGCTAACCTTCACTTCAGTAAAAATGATTTTCTATTTGAACAGTTAACTAAAATTGAGATGACTCAGACAGATAAAAAAGTAAAAAACCTTATCCTTTCGAATATTGATAAATCACCAAAGTTTTTGAAAACTCATTTTGATTTTAAGATCCCAAAGAATACTAAGGTTAATCGATAA
- a CDS encoding lytic transglycosylase domain-containing protein — MENKRLLLKILLLLLCSSCGTTLLVPPHENFLNLTGSRELNESDLLANKYHRANRLLSEGFKNDACADFEELSKIKAFPLKEISFIKALESCDWTAEKYIETWKTYEISPWLKQQYLEASLRVSKNKNIKFWESRHNYELSFYPKIKNEREAYLRKALEIAENEQIAELIEEYNTRLLEISPRFIVAPKNEELFSIGRDYERASEYKKAIETYESILRNTEISIDVKIDSWHRITRAFKNMRRKDLAHSSTYSLVKWIEKNKSLFQDNYNHSLIEARTRWARSAWTQGELRLATKIINNSIKLNISTQEQNAFSYYLLASIAKEEKKLKSALYLLEKSREIATGELKEKVLWQIAWLQYKNKNYSTSSQNFIELHKENSDISQYTYWAAKSLSREKKSKESLEYFEKTIEIAPLGFYGLMAKKKIGITIQFENKLIEPSSDSLYTWLIRLGEYENSKKYLDQFVVSARGNDKLDLLAKMTESGHYSGALRTFFNMGSSQRDEVELNYTSYIYPKPVINSKYLNKNIDINLVYSIIRQESAFNKDARSFADAFGLMQIIPQRAKRLAAIHRLPYKKQDDLYSVELNTGLGSHYLSDLVRFFNELPFAIGSYNAGESVMKNWIKSRYDGDIEVFIEDVPYRETKKYIKLVLRNLEIYKALPIQESKFID, encoded by the coding sequence ATGGAAAATAAAAGGTTATTGCTTAAAATTCTTCTATTACTTTTGTGCTCTTCTTGTGGAACTACATTGCTTGTACCTCCTCATGAGAACTTTCTAAACTTAACTGGCTCTAGAGAGTTAAACGAATCAGATTTACTTGCGAATAAGTACCACAGAGCAAATAGACTTCTGAGCGAAGGCTTTAAAAATGATGCCTGCGCTGACTTTGAGGAATTATCTAAAATTAAGGCCTTTCCTTTAAAAGAAATTTCATTCATAAAAGCTCTAGAGTCGTGTGACTGGACTGCTGAAAAATATATTGAAACATGGAAAACATATGAGATCTCACCGTGGTTAAAGCAACAATACCTAGAAGCATCTCTTAGAGTTTCAAAAAATAAGAATATAAAGTTTTGGGAATCAAGACATAATTATGAATTATCATTTTATCCGAAAATAAAAAATGAAAGAGAGGCCTATCTTAGAAAGGCATTAGAAATTGCAGAAAATGAACAAATTGCTGAGCTTATAGAGGAATATAATACAAGACTATTAGAAATTTCCCCTCGGTTTATAGTTGCACCAAAAAATGAAGAATTATTTTCAATCGGTAGAGATTACGAACGGGCTTCTGAATACAAGAAGGCCATCGAGACCTATGAGTCAATACTACGAAACACAGAAATATCAATAGATGTAAAAATCGATTCCTGGCATAGAATTACAAGGGCATTTAAGAACATGAGAAGAAAGGACTTGGCCCATAGTTCTACCTACTCTCTTGTTAAATGGATTGAAAAAAATAAGTCACTTTTTCAAGATAATTATAACCACTCACTTATCGAAGCGCGCACGAGATGGGCTAGATCAGCATGGACACAAGGAGAACTGAGACTTGCAACAAAGATAATCAACAATAGTATAAAGCTAAATATTTCAACTCAGGAGCAAAATGCTTTTAGTTACTACTTACTTGCAAGCATTGCAAAAGAAGAAAAGAAGCTAAAGTCCGCCCTCTACCTCCTTGAGAAGTCTAGAGAAATTGCGACAGGAGAATTAAAAGAAAAAGTTCTATGGCAAATTGCTTGGCTTCAATATAAGAATAAAAACTACTCTACCTCTTCTCAAAACTTCATAGAACTACACAAAGAAAATTCTGATATTTCTCAATACACTTATTGGGCAGCCAAGTCCCTCTCAAGGGAAAAGAAATCAAAAGAATCTCTAGAGTATTTCGAAAAAACAATAGAGATTGCCCCTCTTGGTTTTTACGGACTTATGGCCAAGAAGAAAATTGGGATCACAATACAATTTGAAAATAAACTTATTGAACCTTCTAGCGATTCTCTCTATACGTGGTTAATTCGTCTTGGTGAATACGAAAATAGTAAAAAGTATCTTGATCAATTTGTTGTATCGGCTAGAGGCAATGACAAGTTAGACCTCTTAGCGAAGATGACAGAGTCGGGTCACTACTCGGGAGCACTTAGAACATTCTTCAATATGGGATCATCTCAACGTGATGAAGTTGAACTTAATTATACAAGCTATATTTATCCAAAGCCTGTTATTAACTCAAAGTATCTGAATAAGAATATAGATATAAATTTAGTCTACTCTATAATCAGACAAGAATCTGCATTTAACAAAGATGCGAGAAGTTTTGCTGATGCATTTGGACTAATGCAAATAATCCCTCAACGGGCCAAAAGACTAGCGGCAATCCACAGACTTCCATACAAGAAGCAGGATGACCTCTACAGTGTAGAACTTAATACAGGACTTGGGAGTCATTATCTGAGTGACCTAGTGAGATTTTTTAATGAATTACCCTTCGCAATTGGGTCATATAATGCTGGGGAATCAGTTATGAAGAACTGGATAAAATCACGTTATGATGGTGATATTGAAGTATTTATTGAAGATGTACCTTACCGGGAAACTAAGAAGTATATAAAGCTAGTACTAAGAAATTTAGAAATTTATAAAGCACTACCTATTCAAGAAAGTAAGTTTATCGATTAA
- the rimO gene encoding 30S ribosomal protein S12 methylthiotransferase RimO has translation MQTTKFENRTVFFTSLGCSKNLVDSQVMLGYMGLDGFKVVPEPVEAEVIVVNTCSFVEAAKQESIDTILDLADYKDTEHGNCKALVVSGCMAQRYSDQLEQSLPEVDMFIGTGEYNKIVPLLKALESGKLEKKSFVEIPMFIHTEFDPRLNTSPFYTAWLKISEGCNRNCTFCIIPTLRGRLRSRSVESLVTEAKKLAESGVRELNLISQDLSDYGVDLDENNNLAELLTGLENVEGIDWIRLFYFYPDELTDEVIAQMARSKKICSYLDMPVQHFSSNVLKRMNRKITGEKIMERIERLRDKNPGIVLRTSIIVGFPGESEEDFQTLLEGVKKAKFNHLGIFRYSDEEGTPAYKLRDKVPQEVIEERFDELFETQREIVRELNQEYLGKVIDVLIEGQHEETELLIQGRHVGQAPDIDGKVIINESEIEGLKEGDLVKVEITEVLDYDLVGRVVTLN, from the coding sequence ATGCAAACGACAAAGTTTGAAAATAGAACAGTATTTTTTACTTCTCTAGGGTGTTCTAAAAACCTAGTAGACTCCCAAGTAATGCTTGGATATATGGGCCTTGATGGTTTTAAAGTTGTTCCTGAACCTGTTGAAGCAGAAGTAATAGTAGTTAATACTTGTTCATTTGTTGAAGCGGCTAAACAAGAGTCAATTGATACGATACTGGATCTTGCTGATTATAAAGATACTGAGCATGGAAATTGTAAGGCCTTAGTTGTTTCCGGCTGTATGGCCCAAAGGTATTCTGATCAACTTGAACAGTCTCTTCCAGAAGTTGATATGTTCATTGGTACTGGTGAATATAATAAGATAGTACCTCTTTTAAAAGCGCTAGAAAGTGGAAAGCTTGAAAAGAAGTCGTTTGTTGAAATTCCTATGTTCATTCATACTGAGTTTGATCCAAGGTTAAATACATCTCCTTTCTATACAGCGTGGCTAAAAATTTCTGAAGGCTGTAATAGAAATTGTACTTTCTGTATAATTCCGACTCTCAGAGGTAGATTAAGATCAAGAAGTGTTGAGTCACTTGTTACTGAAGCAAAGAAATTGGCGGAATCTGGAGTTAGAGAGTTAAATCTTATTTCTCAAGACCTTTCTGACTACGGTGTTGATCTTGATGAAAACAATAACCTAGCAGAACTTCTTACTGGGTTGGAAAATGTTGAAGGAATAGATTGGATACGTTTATTTTATTTCTATCCTGATGAATTAACTGATGAAGTTATTGCACAGATGGCAAGAAGTAAGAAGATTTGTAGCTATCTTGATATGCCTGTTCAGCACTTCTCTTCAAATGTTTTAAAGAGAATGAATAGAAAAATTACAGGCGAAAAAATCATGGAAAGAATAGAAAGGCTCCGTGATAAAAACCCTGGAATTGTTTTAAGAACTTCTATTATTGTCGGGTTCCCTGGAGAGTCGGAAGAAGACTTTCAAACTCTACTGGAGGGGGTTAAAAAAGCAAAGTTTAACCACTTAGGAATTTTTAGATATTCGGATGAGGAAGGGACTCCGGCCTATAAGCTAAGAGATAAAGTACCTCAAGAAGTCATTGAAGAAAGATTTGATGAACTATTTGAGACTCAAAGAGAAATCGTTAGAGAGCTAAATCAAGAATATCTTGGTAAGGTTATTGATGTTTTAATCGAAGGACAGCATGAAGAAACTGAATTGTTAATTCAGGGAAGACATGTTGGACAAGCGCCAGATATTGACGGAAAAGTAATTATTAATGAAAGTGAAATAGAAGGCCTAAAAGAAGGTGATCTCGTTAAAGTCGAGATCACCGAAGTTTTAGACTATGATTTGGTTGGTCGAGTCGTTACTCTAAACTAG